The window GGCGGTCAAGACGTCGCGCAACGAGAATCAGGTTGCTGCCTCGCGCTGCGAATTCGCGGGCATATTGCGCGCCCATTCCAGAACTAGCGCCGGTGATGAGGACGGTCAGACCCTTGTATTCATACATGGCCCAAGGCTAACAGGGGCAACAAAAAAGACCCACCGAAGTGGGTCTTGATTTGTGCGCCCGGAGGGATTCGAACCCCCAACCTTCTGATCCGTAGTCAGATGCTCTATCCGTTGAGCTACGGGCGCAGTGTTGAAAACAACTTTGAAAGCATAGCAGGGCTAGGAGGTGCCTAGAAAATCGAGCTGGAAACGATTCCTAGGCAGGTAGGTTTACCAAAGCGGTGTGATCGTCTTCTTGGAAATCATCAGCTTCAGCGTTGACGGCCAGTGAACCGAAGTTCACCTGACCTCCCACCACACTGAGCCACGCAGTGTCTGCAGCATCGCGACCGGTCGCGATGCGCATCAGAGTTTGACGAGGTGCTTTGCCAGTTGAGTCAAAGACGTGCCAGGAACCATCAATGAAGGCTTCGGTGACTGCATGGAAATCAGCGGGGGTCACACCCGGCGCATAAGTGGAGACCAATCGTGCTGGAACATCTAGAGCACGCAACAACGCAATGTTGAGATGAGCAAAGTCTCGGCAGACGCCGTGACGAGAAATGAGGGTGTGGAGTGCTCCGTCAGAGGAGCGACTAGTTCCAGGTGTATAGCTGAGCTGCTGGTTGACCCAGTCACGAACACTGTTCACCAGTTCACTACCGGCAAGTCCACCAAACTCAGCACGAGCAACATTGCCCAGCTGGTCTGATTCGCAGTAGCGGCTCTGACGTGAATAGAGAATGAGATCTGATTCCTCAACTGGAGGTGGTGGAGTTACTCCGGTGATGGTGGCGTCATAAGAAACTGTGACGCGACCTGAGGTGACTTCTGCGATGTGGAGTCTGCTGCCGTTGGCTTCAACGAGTTCACGGACGGGAACCTCAACTTCGTCCTGGCGCACAACCAAGGTTTCTTCAGCGTTGGCTTTATCTGCAACTGCAATGGAAAGTAGCAGTCGGGCAGGCGCCTTCGCGTGAAGAACGATGTGCGTGGAAGCAGTTCTCTGCATGAATACAGTGTCCGGTCTCAAAGAGTGAATAACAAGAGGACAGGCCCCCACCTGCTCTCACAGAATAGCGGTCAATGTCACCTGCTTACTCACCAGCCGATAACTTAGAAGCATGCGCATCGCCACCTGGAACGTGAACTCGATACGTGCTCGTGTGGAGCGCGTGGTGGACTACATCGTCCGCGAAGAGATTGACGTTCTGTGCATGCAGGAAATCAAGTGCCGGGACAACCAGTTCCCCTATGAACAATTCACTGCTGCAGGTTATGAGGTCGTACTTCACGGATTGAACCAGTGGAACGGTGTGGCCATCGCCTCACGCCTTCCTCTCGAAGATGTGCAAATCACGTTCCCTTCACAGCCTGGCTTTGGTGAACCAGACGCAGACGGCAATGCTCCACTGGAAGCTCGTGCCATAGCTGCCACGGTGGATGGTGTCCGCTTGTGGAGTTTGTATGTGCCCAACGGCCGCGAACTTGACCACCCACACTATGTCTACAAACTGGAATGGCTGCGTGGCCTTGCCCGCGACACCGCGGGCTGGCTTGCTGAGTCACCTGATATGCCTCTCGCGCTGCTGGGCGACTGGAACGTTGTTCCCTATGACCACGATGTCTGGGACATTCGCGAGTTTGCCGGAAGCACCCACGTCTCTCCTCCCGAGCGCGAAGCCTTCTTCGCTTTCGAAGCTGTGGGGCTGAAAGATGTTGTGCGTCCTCTCATTCCTGAGGGCTACACCTACTGGGACTACAAGCAGCTGCGCTTCCCTCGCAATGAGGGAATGCGCATCGACTTCATCATGGGCTCTCCTGCTTTTGCTGAACTCGTCGACAGCGCGGTGATCGCGCGCGACGAGCGCAAGGGTGATGGCCCTAGTGACCACGTTCCCGTCGTGGTTGACTTAGTGCGCGAGGGCGACGAAGACGACCGCCCCATGATTTGGTAGGCAGACATGACAGCTTCCAAGAAGACCAACATCACCAGCATTGTGTTGCTGGTAGTTACCGTGCTCAGTGCACTCGTGCTGTTTGTTCCTTCACTCATGCTTGCCATGGTCAGCGATAGCTGCAGTTCTGGCTGCAACATGGCCGTGTTCACCCTCGGTTACTACATCGCGGTGTTCGGAACGCCTCTCGCGGCGATCACCGGTGTTGTCTTCACCATTATCAAGATGGTGAAGAAGCAAGACGCTGTGAGCTTCGCTCTCATTGGACTGGGTGGAACCTATGGAGCATTCATGCTCGGCTTAGCCATCACCTTCATCACAGCGTCACTCAAGTAGCTGCGCTTCGATCAGTATTCGGGCGTCTGCTCTTCGATAAGTTGAGCGAGATCAAGGTTGATGAACTGACGTAGTCGATCCTTGCGCTCTTCTTCGTAGTTCTCGTCGCCAAACTCGCTCGCTTCTTTGCGATCGAGTGAGCGTTCCATCTCTCGGGAGAGCTCTGCCCAGGCGAGTTCGTGTGCTTCGGTAATGAGTGCGCGCAGCCATTCCTCGTTTTCAAGGTTGTCCTTGAGTGACTGGGCAACTTTCTCGAGTGACCCCAGACGGATGGTGAGGTTCTTCACATCGCCCCGGCGATAGTCGTCTCGATACATCGCTTCACCACGAAGCTTACGAGCGCGCTTCAGATCGGCTGAGACAGTGGCTGCCGTCTCGAGTGATTCCACAGCAAGCATGGTGACCGCTTCTTTGGCTGGCTCGATGAAGAGCCCTGGATCAAAAGCTTCAGGTCCGGTGATGGCTTGAACAAGAATCTTGTTCTTGACCGCCATGATGGCACCCAAGCGGGCCATGGCAAGGCCATCTTCAGCAGAGTTCTCAATACTCTCGAGAATCTCTGGTGTGGGTTCGTCAACGAAGGAGTCCTTGCGCCAGATGCGCCAGCCAGCCATGCGTTACTCCCCGAGTTTTCTTACATACAAGGATACCGAGAGCAAGTTCGGAGAATTCTGAGGGAGAGGGGTTGAGCCCTCTGTTTACTTCCGCCCAGTGAATTTATCCATGGTGTTATAAACACCAAAGATGTTTCCTGCGATGGCGTCGAACCAGCTCTGGGGCAAGATCCCCTTGAGCACCTTAGACAGGTGCACCGTCCAGGGCAGCATGAGCATGGGCTTGCCTGCGGTCATGGCATGCCACACGCGATTCACCACATACTCGGGCTGCATGATGGGAGTCATCAAAGGGCCCTTCACGCCCTCAAACATTCCGGTGGCAATATAGCTGGGGCAGACAGTAGTCACCTTCACGTTGTCGTGACCTTGTTGCTTGAGCTCGAGGCGGACGGAGTCGCTCCAGCCGATCAGTGCCCACTTGCTCGAGGCATAGACACTCATCTTGGGGTTGGAGAGTGTTCCGGCAGCCGAGGCAATGTTCACAATGCGCGAGGGGCGCTTGCCCGAGATCATTCCATTGAGGAACTCATGGGTAATGAACATGGGTGCCAGGGCATTGATCTTCATGATGAATTCGGTGTCACGCTCGTTCTCGTGCTCCCAGAAGTAGGTGCCACGAACAACGCCCGCGTTGTTGATGATGATGTCCACACCACCATGGTTTTCCATGACATTGGCAGCTGCCTTCTCAATGGCAGTGCGCTGTCCGATGTCGACGAGCATGGGAACAATCTCTTGAGTATTGTCGGCGTGAACACGAAGTGCCTTGGTGGTGTCACTCAGGGCTTCTTTATTGATGTCCCACAGAATGATTGTCTCTGCACCCTCGGCAACTGCACGCTCGGCATAGAGGCGGCCCATTCCCATGGCAGCGCCGGTGATCAAGATTCTGGTTCCTGCAACAGTGAAGGTCATAGCAATACTCTACTCACGCAGATTTATTGCGTGACCTTGCGGTTTTGGTGCGTGATGTTGCCAAAACTTGCTGTTTTCACGCAAGATTTCGCTGAAACGTGCGCGCATTCAGCGTTAGCGTAGAGGTATGACAAACGTACTCGACCTCACTGCTGCTGCAGACATTACTGAAACCACTCCTGCATGGGTTGCACTCAAGAATGCGGCCATTGCTCTTCAGGCAATGCAGATCAAGGATGGCTCCATCCCTGAGGCAAGTAACCACGCATCTGCTCGTGAACTCGTAGCTGTCATGGTCGAGTCAATCTCCGAGCTCGCACCCTCATTCCCTCACGATGCTTCCTACCTCGATGCCGTCATTGCTGACCTGGGTCGCTGGGTTGAGGGCGGCTTTGGCGAACCAGACTTCCTCGCGTCCATCCTCGAGTTCGCACCTGCCGCCAACCGTGTGAACGGCGTGCGTCACCTCGTTGTCTTCCCGATGTACACGCAGAACGGAAGCACCAACCGCTTTGTTGAGGCTGTGCTCATCGAAGTAATGTGGCCAGACTTCATCGCTGAACTCGAAGCAGGCGACTACAACAACAAGCTGTTCGTTCCTGTTCG of the Aurantimicrobium photophilum genome contains:
- a CDS encoding transglutaminase-like domain-containing protein, which translates into the protein MQRTASTHIVLHAKAPARLLLSIAVADKANAEETLVVRQDEVEVPVRELVEANGSRLHIAEVTSGRVTVSYDATITGVTPPPPVEESDLILYSRQSRYCESDQLGNVARAEFGGLAGSELVNSVRDWVNQQLSYTPGTSRSSDGALHTLISRHGVCRDFAHLNIALLRALDVPARLVSTYAPGVTPADFHAVTEAFIDGSWHVFDSTGKAPRQTLMRIATGRDAADTAWLSVVGGQVNFGSLAVNAEADDFQEDDHTALVNLPA
- a CDS encoding exodeoxyribonuclease III, with the translated sequence MRIATWNVNSIRARVERVVDYIVREEIDVLCMQEIKCRDNQFPYEQFTAAGYEVVLHGLNQWNGVAIASRLPLEDVQITFPSQPGFGEPDADGNAPLEARAIAATVDGVRLWSLYVPNGRELDHPHYVYKLEWLRGLARDTAGWLAESPDMPLALLGDWNVVPYDHDVWDIREFAGSTHVSPPEREAFFAFEAVGLKDVVRPLIPEGYTYWDYKQLRFPRNEGMRIDFIMGSPAFAELVDSAVIARDERKGDGPSDHVPVVVDLVREGDEDDRPMIW
- a CDS encoding SDR family NAD(P)-dependent oxidoreductase, coding for MTFTVAGTRILITGAAMGMGRLYAERAVAEGAETIILWDINKEALSDTTKALRVHADNTQEIVPMLVDIGQRTAIEKAAANVMENHGGVDIIINNAGVVRGTYFWEHENERDTEFIMKINALAPMFITHEFLNGMISGKRPSRIVNIASAAGTLSNPKMSVYASSKWALIGWSDSVRLELKQQGHDNVKVTTVCPSYIATGMFEGVKGPLMTPIMQPEYVVNRVWHAMTAGKPMLMLPWTVHLSKVLKGILPQSWFDAIAGNIFGVYNTMDKFTGRK